One Dehalococcoidia bacterium DNA segment encodes these proteins:
- a CDS encoding SprT family zinc-dependent metalloprotease — MKRSQRSAQPEAGEVRRDDRTIRYLVTRSARRRRTLTITLDPDSGVRVAAPLRVPATEIQALVLRRAGWILRRLDTASVPPSPPRRFESGETLLYLGRRLSLLVEAAPARRVQVAVEGGQFLLRVPAALAGEVRRAAIVGALERWYRDCATDEIGRAVERWAPLVGATPAAVLVRTQRRRWGSCSATGVLRFNWRLALAPPELIGYVVVHELAHLHVRSHAPTFWAAVERVLPDWKLRRRRLHELGPSLSI; from the coding sequence GTGAAGCGCTCCCAGCGCTCCGCGCAGCCTGAGGCCGGCGAAGTACGGCGCGATGATCGCACGATCCGCTATCTCGTCACGCGCAGTGCTCGGCGGCGGCGTACGCTGACGATCACACTTGATCCAGACTCCGGCGTGCGCGTGGCGGCGCCGCTGCGTGTTCCCGCGACGGAAATTCAGGCTCTGGTCTTGCGCCGCGCCGGCTGGATCCTGCGCCGGCTCGACACCGCCAGCGTGCCGCCGAGTCCGCCCCGCCGCTTCGAAAGCGGTGAGACGCTGCTCTACCTCGGCCGCCGACTGTCGTTGCTGGTCGAAGCGGCTCCGGCGCGGCGTGTCCAGGTCGCCGTCGAAGGTGGCCAGTTTCTCCTGCGCGTTCCTGCGGCGCTGGCCGGCGAGGTGCGGCGGGCGGCGATTGTCGGCGCCCTGGAGCGCTGGTATCGGGATTGCGCTACGGATGAGATCGGCCGCGCCGTGGAACGTTGGGCGCCGCTTGTTGGGGCGACGCCGGCCGCCGTGCTGGTGCGGACGCAGCGACGGCGCTGGGGCAGTTGCAGCGCCACGGGCGTGCTGCGTTTCAACTGGCGGCTGGCGCTGGCGCCGCCGGAACTCATCGGCTACGTGGTGGTGCACGAACTGGCGCATCTGCATGTGCGCAGCCATGCGCCGACGTTCTGGGCCGCAGTGGAGCGTGTGCTGCCGGATTGGAAGCTGCGGCGGCGGCGTTTACACGAGCTTGGCCCGTCGCTCTCGATCTGA
- a CDS encoding zinc ribbon domain-containing protein: MPVYLFRCTTCSETFERWRPERRRDDPLTCARGHDTVARLPGLEPREGEGGTPSLGRPPEAGQPT, encoded by the coding sequence ATGCCGGTGTATCTCTTTCGCTGCACGACCTGCAGTGAGACGTTCGAGCGCTGGCGACCCGAGCGGCGCCGTGATGACCCGCTGACCTGCGCCCGCGGACACGACACCGTGGCGCGGCTGCCGGGCCTCGAGCCGCGCGAGGGTGAGGGTGGCACGCCGTCGCTGGGGCGGCCGCCGGAGGCGGGCCAGCCCACCTGA
- a CDS encoding cupin domain-containing protein, with protein sequence MTSQSTRPVPSTLAAERQAFYQDLESFSMGPLWAVLGEALTPEPRVRSVPCLWRYADVRPRVLRAGELVSAAEAERRVLMLLNPGLEGKPAATATLYAGIQLILPGEIARTHHHTPAAIRFIIEGEGGYTAVSGEKGPMAKGDFLTTPNWTWHDHGNEGGDPVIWLDGLDIPLVTNLDAIFYEEFGEERQPITKPPDDALHRWGANLRPTWQSAPGPYSPILNYTWAASRAALHTLREAEASPFDGVIMEYQNPNTGGPVLPTMAAYLQLLRRGEHTQAHRHVASTVYHVAEGGGWSVIAGRCFEWSEGDTFVVPAWAWHEHASAGGEAVLFSFSDRPVLQAFALDREERHTQGRQS encoded by the coding sequence ATGACCAGCCAGAGCACCAGGCCCGTTCCATCCACGCTCGCCGCCGAGCGCCAGGCGTTCTACCAGGATCTCGAGTCGTTCAGCATGGGGCCGCTCTGGGCGGTGCTGGGCGAGGCGCTCACACCCGAGCCGCGTGTCAGGTCGGTCCCCTGTCTCTGGCGCTACGCCGACGTGCGCCCGCGTGTGCTGCGCGCCGGCGAGCTCGTTTCCGCCGCCGAGGCAGAGCGCCGCGTGCTGATGCTGCTCAACCCCGGCCTGGAAGGGAAACCCGCGGCCACCGCCACGCTTTACGCCGGCATTCAGCTGATCCTGCCCGGCGAGATCGCGCGCACCCATCACCACACGCCCGCCGCGATCCGCTTCATCATCGAGGGCGAGGGCGGTTACACGGCCGTCAGCGGCGAAAAAGGGCCGATGGCGAAGGGCGACTTCCTCACCACGCCCAACTGGACCTGGCACGACCACGGCAACGAGGGCGGCGACCCCGTGATCTGGCTCGACGGCCTGGATATCCCGCTCGTCACGAACCTGGACGCGATCTTCTATGAGGAGTTCGGCGAGGAGCGCCAGCCGATCACGAAGCCGCCCGACGACGCGCTGCATCGCTGGGGCGCCAACCTGCGGCCGACCTGGCAATCAGCGCCCGGCCCCTACTCACCCATCCTCAACTACACCTGGGCGGCCTCGCGCGCGGCCCTGCACACGTTGCGCGAGGCCGAGGCCAGTCCCTTCGACGGCGTAATCATGGAGTATCAGAACCCGAACACGGGTGGGCCGGTGCTGCCGACGATGGCGGCCTACCTGCAACTGCTGCGTCGCGGCGAGCACACGCAGGCGCACCGCCACGTGGCGAGCACCGTCTACCACGTCGCGGAGGGCGGCGGCTGGAGCGTGATTGCGGGCCGGTGCTTCGAGTGGAGCGAGGGCGACACCTTCGTGGTGCCCGCCTGGGCCTGGCACGAGCACGCCAGCGCCGGCGGCGAGGCGGTGCTCTTCTCCTTCAGCGACCGGCCGGTCTTGCAAGCCTTCGCGCTCGATCGCGAGGAGCGGCACACGCAGGGGCGCCAGAGTTAA
- a CDS encoding cysteine dioxygenase family protein — MCDFESATMPDVGALIDAEGKAALHELHEAINAAIASGSAPEATIDRLRGPFADFLKRDGWLPAPCRVPIPGKAASYALLRSKDPEYVLFSMVLPAGESTKVHNHLAWGLIGLWQGTQFEVQYRRVDDGANPDYAELQETERRRLDRGEITRLLPPVDDIHIISTLSDTPSISIHLLGNDLGKIRRQLFYPEEKRAETFISGYDNVGGIAGADAAGVGARR; from the coding sequence ATGTGCGACTTCGAATCCGCGACCATGCCCGACGTCGGCGCCCTGATCGACGCCGAGGGCAAGGCGGCGCTGCACGAGCTGCACGAGGCCATCAATGCAGCGATCGCATCCGGCAGCGCGCCCGAGGCGACGATCGATCGGCTGCGCGGCCCCTTCGCCGACTTTCTCAAGCGGGATGGCTGGCTGCCCGCGCCCTGCCGCGTGCCGATTCCCGGTAAGGCCGCCAGCTACGCGCTGCTGCGCTCCAAAGACCCAGAGTACGTGCTCTTCAGCATGGTTCTGCCCGCGGGCGAGAGCACAAAGGTGCACAACCACCTGGCATGGGGCCTGATCGGACTCTGGCAGGGAACGCAGTTCGAGGTGCAATACCGCCGCGTGGACGACGGCGCCAATCCTGACTACGCCGAGCTGCAAGAAACCGAGCGCCGGCGCCTGGATCGGGGCGAGATCACGCGCCTGCTGCCGCCGGTTGATGACATTCACATCATCAGCACGCTGTCGGATACGCCCTCGATTTCGATTCACCTGCTCGGCAACGACCTGGGCAAGATCCGTCGCCAGCTCTTCTACCCCGAGGAGAAGCGTGCCGAGACATTTATTTCGGGTTACGATAACGTCGGCGGCATCGCCGGCGCCGACGCGGCCGGTGTCGGCGCCCGACGCTGA
- a CDS encoding MBL fold metallo-hydrolase produces the protein MTEALEIVFLGTGSPLPSRVRCGAGQVLLCDETRVLLDCGWGVARRLLAARVPPASIDAACFTHMHSDHITDVPDFLITRWTGGATRPLTVYGPEGTRAMIDGFLAALDRDIGYRFAHHGEKLSRDGIRCEVHEVPATADPALVASLAGLQLESFEVDHRPVVPALGYRVRAAGASVVFSGDTTACATLRHAAEGVDLLVCEALNLGMLEQNIAVLKASGNGRVAALLEDVPSYHAPTLAVATLARDAGVKRLVLSHVIPSVPNDGPLLAAFTAGMAEIYPGPISVAQDLQRIGASPTA, from the coding sequence ATGACCGAGGCGTTGGAGATCGTCTTCCTCGGCACAGGCAGCCCCTTGCCGAGCCGGGTGCGCTGCGGCGCCGGCCAGGTGCTGCTCTGCGACGAGACGCGGGTGCTGCTCGACTGCGGCTGGGGCGTTGCGCGGCGGTTGCTCGCGGCCCGCGTGCCGCCGGCCAGTATCGACGCCGCCTGCTTCACGCACATGCACTCCGACCACATCACCGACGTGCCCGATTTCCTGATCACGCGCTGGACGGGAGGCGCCACCCGGCCACTCACGGTCTACGGGCCGGAGGGCACACGGGCGATGATCGACGGCTTCCTTGCGGCGCTCGACCGCGACATCGGCTACCGCTTCGCCCACCATGGCGAGAAGCTCTCGCGTGACGGCATCCGCTGCGAGGTACACGAGGTGCCGGCCACAGCGGATCCGGCGCTGGTCGCCTCACTCGCCGGCCTGCAGCTTGAGAGCTTCGAGGTCGACCACCGCCCCGTCGTGCCGGCGCTTGGCTACCGGGTGCGCGCGGCCGGCGCGAGCGTGGTCTTCTCCGGCGATACCACGGCCTGCGCTACGCTGCGCCATGCCGCCGAGGGTGTGGATCTGCTCGTCTGCGAGGCGCTGAACCTCGGCATGCTGGAGCAGAACATTGCCGTGCTCAAGGCGTCCGGCAACGGGCGTGTGGCGGCGCTGCTGGAGGACGTGCCGAGCTACCACGCGCCGACGCTGGCGGTTGCGACGCTGGCGCGCGATGCGGGCGTGAAGCGGCTCGTGCTCTCGCACGTGATTCCGTCCGTGCCGAACGACGGCCCCCTCCTGGCCGCATTCACCGCCGGCATGGCCGAGATCTATCCCGGGCCGATCTCGGTCGCACAGGACCTGCAGCGCATCGGCGCTTCTCCCACGGCATGA
- a CDS encoding type II toxin-antitoxin system YafQ family toxin → MAYTLVPTPRFRRSLRRFTSRHPGLQDRVARVLRDLESDPHQPRLQLHALGGSLSQYHAVRVTYAYRIVLILLVDEQQITLIDIGSHDDVYR, encoded by the coding sequence GTGGCGTACACGCTCGTGCCTACGCCCCGCTTTCGACGATCCCTGCGCCGATTCACGAGTCGTCATCCCGGGCTTCAAGATCGAGTCGCCCGCGTTTTGCGCGATCTCGAGAGCGATCCGCATCAGCCTCGGCTTCAACTGCACGCCCTCGGCGGATCCTTGAGCCAGTACCACGCCGTGCGAGTCACCTATGCATACCGCATCGTTCTGATCCTCCTGGTGGACGAACAGCAGATCACCCTGATCGACATTGGCAGCCACGACGACGTCTATCGCTGA
- a CDS encoding zinc-ribbon domain containing protein — MPFADKTLTCADCGTSFVFTAGEQEFHATKGFTNEPRRCASCRAARRASRSQGEGYEGGGYSSEPRREMFTAVCASCGNEARVPFEPRLDKPVYCSDCFRSQPRQSSYSGSRGDRW, encoded by the coding sequence GTGCCCTTCGCAGACAAGACGCTCACCTGTGCTGACTGCGGCACGTCCTTCGTCTTCACAGCGGGTGAACAGGAGTTCCACGCGACCAAGGGGTTCACGAACGAGCCGCGCCGCTGCGCGAGCTGTCGCGCCGCGCGCCGCGCCTCACGCTCGCAGGGCGAGGGATACGAGGGCGGCGGCTACTCGTCGGAGCCGCGTCGCGAGATGTTTACCGCCGTCTGCGCCTCCTGCGGCAACGAGGCGCGTGTGCCCTTCGAGCCGCGACTCGATAAGCCCGTATACTGCTCGGACTGCTTCCGTTCGCAGCCACGGCAGTCGAGCTACAGCGGCTCGCGCGGCGATCGCTGGTAG
- a CDS encoding methyltransferase domain-containing protein — protein MASEEMASELRAVNDFYDAPSIAWSLRGAGLHLHAGSEDATVAQAQRLEAYGYTGGGRILEIASALGGPARYLARRFLAMVLCIDANPRMHAASRATAAAEGLTARTPLLLARTEALPLVAASCDVAWSQDAMCHMDKPAVVREVARVLRPLGLFAFSDWVARAELTPEERAELARVWSFPALLRLSEYVRLLDESGFDVLLAEDRTTILSARPQVDPPDQQAWEGAFAAAYGAAELERQREPFSMWRALVRAGRTGYASFVARKRAVA, from the coding sequence ATGGCTTCGGAAGAAATGGCGTCCGAGCTGCGCGCGGTCAACGACTTCTACGACGCGCCGAGTATCGCCTGGTCGTTGCGCGGCGCCGGGCTGCACCTGCACGCCGGCAGCGAGGATGCCACCGTGGCCCAGGCGCAGCGGCTGGAGGCGTACGGCTACACAGGCGGCGGCCGCATCCTGGAGATCGCCTCGGCGCTGGGCGGGCCGGCACGCTACCTTGCGCGGCGTTTCCTCGCCATGGTGCTGTGTATCGACGCCAATCCGCGCATGCACGCCGCCTCCCGTGCGACGGCCGCGGCCGAGGGTCTGACGGCCCGCACACCGCTGCTGCTTGCCCGCACCGAGGCGCTGCCCCTCGTCGCCGCGAGCTGCGACGTCGCCTGGAGCCAGGACGCCATGTGCCACATGGACAAGCCCGCCGTCGTGCGCGAGGTGGCACGCGTGCTGCGTCCGCTCGGCCTCTTCGCCTTCAGCGACTGGGTGGCGCGCGCCGAGCTCACGCCGGAGGAGCGCGCCGAGCTCGCTCGGGTCTGGAGCTTCCCCGCGCTCCTGCGCCTGAGCGAGTACGTGCGGCTGCTTGACGAGAGCGGCTTCGACGTGCTGCTCGCCGAAGACCGCACGACGATCCTTTCCGCTCGCCCGCAGGTAGACCCGCCCGACCAGCAAGCCTGGGAGGGCGCCTTCGCCGCGGCCTACGGCGCGGCCGAACTGGAGCGGCAGCGCGAGCCGTTCAGTATGTGGCGAGCCCTGGTGCGGGCAGGTCGCACCGGCTACGCATCCTTTGTCGCGCGGAAGCGGGCCGTCGCTTAA
- a CDS encoding alpha/beta fold hydrolase, giving the protein MPTIDRGGVKIYYEAEGEGYPVLFTHGYSATAQMWQPQREALGSRYRFITWDMRGHGRTDSPAQLDAYSEAETVADIAAILDAEGAEQAVIGGLSLGGYMTLGFWQAHPQRCRALVLCDTGPGYRNPTAREQWNETAEQRAVALETRGFEALGRSPEVAQTAAGHRTPQGLANAARGMLKQFDARVIEGLPQISVPTLIIVGENDRPYLAGTDYMAAKIPGARKVVIANAGHASNIDQPAAFNDALLGFLSEVGIPSRAKTGA; this is encoded by the coding sequence ATGCCGACAATCGATCGCGGCGGCGTGAAGATCTACTACGAAGCGGAGGGCGAGGGCTATCCGGTGTTGTTCACCCACGGGTATTCGGCGACCGCGCAGATGTGGCAGCCGCAGCGCGAGGCGCTCGGCAGCCGCTACCGCTTCATCACCTGGGACATGCGCGGACACGGCCGCACGGACAGCCCGGCGCAGCTCGACGCCTACAGCGAGGCCGAGACGGTGGCCGACATCGCCGCGATCCTGGACGCGGAGGGCGCCGAGCAGGCGGTGATCGGCGGCCTGTCGCTGGGCGGCTACATGACGCTCGGCTTCTGGCAGGCGCACCCCCAACGCTGCCGCGCCCTGGTGCTCTGCGACACGGGGCCGGGGTACCGCAACCCCACGGCACGCGAGCAATGGAATGAAACCGCCGAACAACGCGCCGTCGCCCTCGAGACGCGGGGCTTCGAGGCGCTGGGGCGCAGCCCGGAGGTCGCGCAGACGGCGGCCGGCCACCGCACGCCACAGGGGCTGGCAAACGCGGCGCGCGGCATGCTCAAACAGTTCGACGCACGCGTGATCGAGGGGCTGCCGCAGATCAGCGTGCCGACGCTGATAATCGTCGGCGAGAACGACCGGCCCTATCTGGCCGGCACGGACTACATGGCGGCCAAGATTCCCGGCGCACGCAAGGTGGTGATCGCCAACGCCGGCCACGCCTCGAACATCGACCAGCCAGCGGCCTTCAACGACGCCCTGCTCGGCTTCCTCAGCGAGGTCGGCATACCTAGCAGGGCCAAAACGGGTGCGTAG
- a CDS encoding prevent-host-death protein has protein sequence MNTIPAREIKRRGISAVDELLKCGPVHVIKNDSPSYVIMDEVRYRDLIDAEEEAGFARIKESMAEVKAGLARPMTAEELIAEFGLDE, from the coding sequence ATGAATACTATTCCGGCGCGTGAGATCAAGCGGCGAGGCATCTCGGCGGTGGACGAACTGCTGAAGTGCGGCCCGGTGCACGTGATCAAGAACGACAGCCCGAGCTACGTGATCATGGACGAGGTGCGCTACCGCGACCTGATCGATGCAGAGGAGGAAGCCGGTTTCGCGCGGATCAAGGAGTCGATGGCCGAGGTGAAGGCCGGCTTGGCGCGGCCGATGACGGCCGAAGAACTCATCGCCGAGTTCGGGCTTGATGAGTAG
- the def gene encoding peptide deformylase yields the protein MAIRPIRILGEPGDDVLRQPGERIECIDGSLQRLIDDMIETMRDAPGVGLAAPQIGIALRLVVIEVPEVPAFALINPEVVRTTGQRWIEEGCLSIPGYRGDLFRSVKVTVKGLDRQGRRVRIRAADDLLAQALEHEIDHTNGLLYVDLLGGTEHLHRIDLDEAEEEEAPPADEPDAEQRPSAPRRRRGQAPLVYVARHRLRGRAGAAGPRSPRRR from the coding sequence ATGGCGATCCGACCGATCCGCATCTTGGGCGAGCCCGGCGACGACGTGCTGCGGCAGCCCGGCGAGCGAATCGAGTGCATCGACGGTTCGCTGCAGCGGCTGATCGACGACATGATCGAGACGATGCGCGACGCGCCGGGCGTCGGGCTCGCGGCGCCGCAGATCGGCATCGCTCTGCGCCTGGTCGTGATCGAAGTGCCGGAGGTGCCCGCATTCGCCCTGATCAACCCTGAAGTGGTGCGTACCACAGGCCAGCGCTGGATCGAGGAAGGCTGCCTCTCGATCCCCGGCTACCGCGGAGACCTCTTCCGCTCGGTGAAGGTGACGGTGAAGGGGCTCGACCGGCAGGGCCGCCGCGTGCGCATCCGCGCCGCCGACGATCTGCTGGCCCAGGCGCTGGAGCACGAGATCGATCACACCAACGGCCTGCTGTACGTCGATCTGCTGGGCGGCACGGAGCATCTGCACCGCATCGATCTCGATGAAGCCGAGGAGGAAGAGGCGCCGCCGGCCGACGAGCCAGACGCGGAGCAGCGACCTTCGGCTCCACGGCGGCGTCGCGGGCAGGCGCCGCTGGTCTATGTGGCCCGCCATCGGCTGCGCGGGCGAGCGGGCGCGGCCGGCCCGCGCTCACCACGACGGCGCTAA
- a CDS encoding flavin reductase family protein — MTDAARHRAFDPEAMAPNDAYQLINAVVVPRPIGWVSTLSDQGVANIAPHSYFNVLSADPPTVFFSSSGVKDSLRNARFTGDFVVNVVSEELAEAMNLTSADFPPGESEFAAAGLTAVASDLVRAPRLLEAPASLECRVTQIIEVGRGPNHVVIGEVLRFHVAESVLVNGRVDASRFRPVGRLSGSGYVYSREFVQMPRPTYAGLVEAGTVRPAK; from the coding sequence ATGACCGACGCTGCCCGCCACCGCGCCTTCGACCCGGAGGCGATGGCCCCGAACGACGCCTACCAGCTGATCAACGCGGTGGTCGTGCCGCGGCCGATCGGCTGGGTATCGACGCTTAGCGACCAGGGCGTGGCCAACATCGCGCCGCACAGCTACTTCAACGTGCTCTCGGCCGACCCGCCGACGGTGTTCTTCTCCAGCAGCGGCGTCAAAGACTCGCTGCGCAACGCCCGCTTCACCGGCGACTTCGTGGTCAACGTGGTGAGCGAAGAGCTGGCCGAGGCAATGAACCTCACCTCGGCCGACTTTCCCCCTGGCGAGAGCGAGTTCGCGGCTGCTGGCCTGACCGCCGTGGCCTCGGACCTGGTGCGGGCGCCGCGCCTGCTCGAGGCGCCGGCCAGCCTTGAGTGCCGCGTGACGCAGATCATCGAGGTTGGCCGCGGCCCGAATCACGTCGTGATCGGCGAGGTACTGCGCTTTCATGTGGCCGAGTCGGTGCTGGTCAACGGCCGCGTCGATGCCTCGCGCTTCCGTCCGGTGGGCCGGCTCAGCGGCTCCGGCTACGTCTACTCGCGTGAGTTCGTGCAGATGCCCCGCCCGACCTACGCGGGCCTGGTCGAAGCCGGCACCGTGCGCCCGGCGAAGTAG
- a CDS encoding Rnase Y domain-containing protein: MTAPSPPMPDQRALAEVTAAAQAEGEQIIARARHDAAALRERGLEEEQAHRENLAETTQRLEERQQRIAARAAALDEREAALRRHADDRKAVEAMLAELSEQRVEALQRQAGVTLVQAKDQALAAIEQELREDNERRLRAGETAMTADAERRARGAIAASIQRLDPPEVPDPAADPLHAASDDARQKLLARDGHTLRAIEAATGCELAIEDVPGAVPAISLAGFDPVKREIARTALTWLIRDGAMNPGKVEAIIQRAQRDVAASIERAGVIAATEAACKDLPDEVLKTLGRLRYRTSYGQNQLQHAIETSRIGAMLAFELGADVYILRRSALLHDLGKAIDRDTEGTHAMLGADICRRAGMPEAIVHCIAAHHEEIEPETFEARLTIVADAISGGRPGARRESLERYLARLAALEDVAHSFAGVERAFAIQAGRELRILVKPEQIDDVGAARLARAVSDTIQEKLEYPGQIRVTVVRETRAVDYAR, encoded by the coding sequence GTGACGGCACCATCGCCGCCGATGCCCGATCAGCGCGCCCTGGCGGAGGTGACGGCGGCGGCGCAGGCCGAAGGCGAGCAGATCATTGCCCGGGCGCGGCATGACGCCGCCGCGCTCCGCGAGCGCGGGCTTGAAGAAGAGCAGGCGCACCGCGAGAACCTGGCGGAGACAACACAACGGCTGGAAGAACGCCAGCAGCGCATCGCGGCACGCGCCGCGGCGCTGGACGAACGTGAGGCCGCGCTGCGCCGGCACGCAGACGACCGCAAAGCGGTCGAGGCCATGCTGGCAGAGCTGAGCGAGCAGCGGGTGGAGGCCTTGCAACGGCAAGCCGGTGTCACACTCGTGCAGGCGAAGGATCAGGCGCTGGCCGCGATCGAGCAGGAGTTGCGCGAGGACAATGAGCGCCGGCTGCGGGCCGGCGAGACGGCGATGACCGCGGACGCCGAACGCCGCGCCCGCGGCGCGATCGCCGCGTCCATCCAGCGGCTGGACCCGCCGGAGGTTCCCGACCCGGCTGCCGATCCGTTGCACGCCGCCTCGGACGACGCGCGGCAGAAGTTGCTGGCCCGCGACGGCCATACGCTACGCGCCATCGAAGCCGCCACCGGCTGTGAACTGGCGATCGAAGACGTGCCCGGCGCGGTGCCGGCGATCTCGCTCGCCGGATTCGACCCGGTTAAGCGCGAGATCGCGCGTACGGCGCTGACCTGGCTGATCCGTGACGGCGCCATGAACCCCGGCAAGGTCGAAGCGATCATTCAACGCGCCCAGCGTGACGTCGCCGCCAGCATCGAGCGGGCAGGAGTGATCGCCGCCACCGAGGCGGCCTGCAAGGATCTGCCCGACGAGGTGCTGAAGACGCTTGGCCGGCTGCGCTATCGCACCAGCTATGGCCAGAACCAGTTGCAACATGCGATCGAAACCTCGCGCATCGGCGCCATGCTGGCGTTCGAACTCGGCGCGGATGTTTACATTCTGCGGCGCAGCGCCCTGCTGCACGACCTGGGGAAGGCGATCGACCGCGACACCGAGGGCACGCACGCCATGCTGGGCGCCGACATCTGTCGCCGTGCCGGTATGCCGGAGGCGATCGTGCACTGCATCGCGGCGCACCACGAGGAGATCGAGCCGGAGACGTTTGAAGCGCGGCTGACGATCGTGGCCGACGCGATCAGCGGCGGCCGCCCCGGCGCCCGGCGCGAGTCGCTCGAGCGCTACCTCGCGCGGCTCGCAGCGCTGGAAGACGTGGCGCACAGCTTCGCCGGCGTCGAGCGCGCCTTCGCCATCCAGGCGGGACGCGAGCTGCGCATTCTGGTCAAACCTGAGCAGATCGACGACGTAGGCGCGGCGCGCCTGGCCCGCGCTGTGAGCGACACGATCCAGGAGAAGCTGGAATATCCCGGCCAGATCCGGGTGACCGTGGTGCGTGAGACGCGCGCCGTGGATTACGCCCGCTAG
- the hpaB gene encoding 4-hydroxyphenylacetate 3-monooxygenase, oxygenase component, which yields MGARTGADYLAGLKATGRDVWIGGERVEDVTVHPAFRNGARSLARLYDMQHDPALRDEMTYVERTSGERCGASFLIPHTQDELLHRRRMMYRWAADTGGMMGRTPDYLNSSFMAFAAAADYFAGGDRDFAGNVRRYYESIRGRDLCLTHTLINPQANRAAGPAAQADPHLTAAVIKEDDAGIVVRGARMLATLAPLSDELAVFPSTVLKGQPEDRPYAFALAVPCDAPGLRFICRDSFDLGRPVFDQPLAARFEEMDCVVIFDDVHVPWERVFLLGDVEKCNGAYGRTNAIVHMMHQVVTKNVAKAEFILGLASLMVETIGVDGFQHVQEKVAEIITYLETMRACLRAGESDAALDEWGVLCPARAPLDIARNVFPKMYPRMIEILQLLGASGLMATPSEADLESPIGGDIERFYQAANAGGRERVRLFRLAWDAAVSSFGSRQVLYERFFFGDPVRNYSTLFATYDKEPYKERIRRFLQRED from the coding sequence ATGGGCGCACGCACGGGCGCGGATTACCTCGCTGGCCTGAAGGCGACGGGACGCGACGTCTGGATCGGCGGCGAGCGGGTTGAGGATGTCACGGTGCATCCCGCCTTCCGCAACGGCGCTCGCTCGCTGGCGCGCCTCTACGACATGCAGCACGACCCGGCGTTACGCGACGAGATGACCTACGTCGAACGTACCTCCGGCGAACGCTGCGGCGCCTCCTTCCTCATTCCGCACACACAGGACGAGCTTTTGCACCGCCGCCGCATGATGTACCGCTGGGCGGCGGACACCGGCGGCATGATGGGGCGCACACCCGATTATCTCAACAGCAGTTTCATGGCCTTTGCCGCCGCGGCCGACTACTTCGCCGGCGGCGACCGCGACTTCGCCGGCAACGTGCGCCGCTACTACGAGTCGATCCGCGGCCGCGATCTCTGCCTCACGCACACGCTGATCAACCCCCAGGCGAACCGCGCCGCCGGCCCCGCCGCTCAGGCCGATCCACATCTGACCGCCGCGGTGATCAAAGAGGACGACGCGGGCATCGTCGTGCGCGGCGCTCGCATGCTGGCCACACTGGCGCCGCTGTCGGACGAGCTCGCCGTCTTCCCGTCGACCGTGCTCAAGGGTCAGCCGGAGGACCGGCCCTACGCCTTCGCCCTCGCGGTGCCCTGCGACGCGCCGGGGCTGCGCTTCATCTGCCGCGACAGCTTCGATCTCGGCCGGCCGGTGTTCGACCAGCCGCTGGCGGCGCGTTTCGAGGAGATGGACTGCGTGGTCATCTTTGACGATGTGCACGTGCCCTGGGAGCGTGTCTTCCTGCTGGGCGACGTGGAGAAGTGCAACGGCGCTTACGGCCGTACGAACGCGATCGTGCACATGATGCACCAGGTGGTGACCAAGAACGTCGCTAAGGCCGAGTTCATCCTGGGCCTGGCCAGCCTGATGGTGGAAACGATCGGCGTGGACGGCTTCCAGCACGTGCAGGAGAAGGTCGCCGAGATCATCACCTATCTGGAGACGATGCGCGCCTGCCTGCGCGCCGGCGAGTCCGACGCCGCCCTGGATGAGTGGGGCGTGCTCTGCCCGGCGCGGGCGCCGCTGGACATCGCGCGCAACGTTTTTCCGAAGATGTACCCGCGCATGATCGAGATCCTGCAACTGCTGGGCGCCAGCGGCCTGATGGCGACGCCGAGCGAGGCGGATCTGGAAAGCCCGATCGGCGGAGACATCGAGCGCTTCTACCAGGCGGCGAATGCGGGTGGGCGTGAGCGTGTACGGCTGTTCCGGTTGGCCTGGGATGCGGCGGTCAGTTCGTTCGGCTCTCGCCAGGTGCTGTATGAACGCTTCTTCTTCGGCGATCCGGTTCGCAATTACAGCACACTGTTTGCGACCTACGACAAAGAACCCTACAAAGAGCGAATCCGCCGATTTCTCCAGCGCGAAGACTGA